The genome window TCGAACTGAAAATGATTTGTATGTTCTGAACTTTCTTAAATCTTCCTTCAAAGCATCACAAATCTTCTCCCTCCATCCACCGCATACAACTATTCGAGCATCTGTTTCTATTCTTCTCACAACTGGACTAttgtcttcttctttctctacACGATCAGATACATCCGAAAAATATGCTAATCGCTTTTCAGATGTCCAGAAAAATGGATGATTCAAGACGGCATCAGCGGTCAATCGGTGCAATGGCTCCACGTTCAGCATTGAAGAGATCAAGTCATCAGCCAACGACCAATCTGCAAAAACACTGTTATGTGagtaatttccaaaattctattTCTTACCATCCAAATCTGCCAATTTATTCAATGTGTATTCTCCATTTACAATATTTGCTTGTCTGTGCAATGATTTTCCAAAAGGATGAGTACCCGAGGTTAACACATAATAGAAAATACATCCAAGTGAGAAGATATCAACTGGATAAGAAGTACTTGCAGAAATAAGAACTTCTGGAGCAATCCAGCCATCGGTTCCTGCTAATCCAGACGCAATACCTCttgaaattgaattctttCCAGGTTGAACCCTTTTACAAAGACCAAAATCTGAGATGACTGCTCTCATTTCTCCTCGCTGACTAGCCATTGTAATTAGAACATTTTGTGGCTTCATATCTCgatgcacaatttttgaagcatGAAGATGTGCCAATCCATCGGTTGCCTGTTTCATAATGTCTCGTAGAGCAATTGTAACATTTTGTTGAACCTCTTTCTGCTCAACATAATCATTCAAAGAAGCTATGCAAAGTTCGAGTGCCAAATATCGAAATTGACTGTCTGATTCCATACAAAAGTATCTGATAACGTGTGGATGTGTATCACTTTCTCGTAATAAATCCGCTTCTCTGTGAGCAAACTTCACGAATTCTGAAACTACTCTCTTTACAGCAACTTCTCTTCCATCAAAAGTTCCTCTATAAACCACAGTTCCTTCACATCCTGTTCCAAGAATATCTGATGGACTATACATCAACTTGCTACCAACTGCCATCCAACCCtcgggaatttcaatttttctattcgCCCATCCAAAGCTTCCACGATTCGATTGTTTTGATGTCTGAGCACTTCTAGATTCTCCGGGATTGTTTACAATTTCGAAGGAATCCATTCTTGACGTCGACTTCTGTTGATCCCATTGTCTTCCACATTGCCAAATTACAGTTAATAGTAATGCAAACATCGTAACCAGTGTAGCATAGAATGGAATAGGATGATTATTGAGTAGAAGCAGAATGAAAGATGTGTCCTCATGCTTCTGTGGCTCAACAGGTCCCAGAAGTTGTGGTGGAGGCCGTTCAATTGTAGATCCAATTGCCTTATGAGGTCCAGGAACTGGATATCTTGTCGGAATAATCGTTGCCATCGTCATCATTGGTCGATCATGATATCCtgcaaaaaattagtgaaatatTATATCACACTTCCCCTCTTTCTTCCGTCATTCCTCAATTCACCCATCACCTTGAAACTCTCGAACAGTGAAAGAATTTCgacaaaaagagagaaaaggtGGGAGGAGAAGTTAGGAACAAAAGAGAGATAGAAGCACATACAAACGAAAAATTCCGCTGCTCTTCGcactctctttttttctcgcGGTGAGtgcgaaattttgcagaatgaGATTTGAGAGCTCACCTAATAATAAGTATTCTCCATCCGAAGTTTTATGAGTAATTGATGGAGGAATATTTCGAATTATTGGTCTCCGTGGTGGCAAGTACTcttctttttccatttctgTAAGTGCAATTGGAGCTGGACCTTCTAGAAGTGGTGGACCAAGAAGTTTTGGAGAATATGTAATGGTTTGGTGATCGACTAGAGCTTCGATAGCATAAAGTCCAAATGA of Caenorhabditis elegans chromosome II contains these proteins:
- the ire-1 gene encoding non-specific serine/threonine protein kinase (Confirmed by transcript evidence), whose translation is MEKEEYLPPRRPIIRNIPPSITHKTSDGEYLLLGYHDRPMMTMATIIPTRYPVPGPHKAIGSTIERPPPQLLGPVEPQKHEDTSFILLLLNNHPIPFYATLVTMFALLLTVIWQCGRQWDQQKSTSRMDSFEIVNNPGESRSAQTSKQSNRGSFGWANRKIEIPEGWMAVGSKLMYSPSDILGTGCEGTVVYRGTFDGREVAVKRVVSEFVKFAHREADLLRESDTHPHVIRYFCMESDSQFRYLALELCIASLNDYVEQKEVQQNVTIALRDIMKQATDGLAHLHASKIVHRDMKPQNVLITMASQRGEMRAVISDFGLCKRVQPGKNSISRGIASGLAGTDGWIAPEVLISASTSYPVDIFSLGCIFYYVLTSGTHPFGKSLHRQANIVNGEYTLNKLADLDDWSLADDLISSMLNVEPLHRLTADAVLNHPFFWTSEKRLAYFSDVSDRVEKEEDNSPVVRRIETDARIVVCGGWREKICDALKEDLRKFRTYKSFSVRDLLRAMRNKKHHYRELPEDVRQSLGDIPDQFLHYFTSRFPRLLLHVYKATEYCSGEAVFKRYYSDDVRARMYPIVEEEERVRKKIKEEMANEVWARAPKPVEQRTPLKLDKRNIKKKSNPNTD
- the ire-1 gene encoding Serine/threonine-protein kinase (Confirmed by transcript evidence), with the translated sequence MRATFHLFTFIFLLLFSSVICISTPGFRNDHESIGDDEEKTSSTILVSTIDGRLRALDSETGEIKWTLQEEPVLRSPSAVKQGFTFLPNPLDGSLYVLKNSSLKKLPFNIPQLVHASPCKGNDGILYAGSKKDVWFGIDPKTGLKVETLSSASADRICPANQKQTIFLGRTEYRVSMFDEKNRGKTWNATFNDYSAHLLPEVNTWPFKHYASSSHGYILTFDRETGEMRWEQDLKQPVVALYLLRDDGLHKLPFEVMGKETMENVAKNIFTVDQWPTVLGVNAADPQTTSLTNQFFPALFVGESSFGLYAIEALVDHQTITYSPKLLGPPLLEGPAPIALTEMEKEEYLPPRRPIIRNIPPSITHKTSDGEYLLLGYHDRPMMTMATIIPTRYPVPGPHKAIGSTIERPPPQLLGPVEPQKHEDTSFILLLLNNHPIPFYATLVTMFALLLTVIWQCGRQWDQQKSTSRMDSFEIVNNPGESRSAQTSKQSNRGSFGWANRKIEIPEGWMAVGSKLMYSPSDILGTGCEGTVVYRGTFDGREVAVKRVVSEFVKFAHREADLLRESDTHPHVIRYFCMESDSQFRYLALELCIASLNDYVEQKEVQQNVTIALRDIMKQATDGLAHLHASKIVHRDMKPQNVLITMASQRGEMRAVISDFGLCKRVQPGKNSISRGIASGLAGTDGWIAPEVLISASTSYPVDIFSLGCIFYYVLTSGTHPFGKSLHRQANIVNGEYTLNKLADLDDWSLADDLISSMLNVEPLHRLTADAVLNHPFFWTSEKRLAYFSDVSDRVEKEEDNSPVVRRIETDARIVVCGGWREKICDALKEDLRKFRTYKSFSVRDLLRAMRNKKHHYRELPEDVRQSLGDIPDQFLHYFTSRFPRLLLHVYKATEYCSGEAVFKRYYSDDVRARMYPIVEEEERVRKKIKEEMANEVWARAPKPVEQRTPLKLDKRNIKKKSNPNTD